Proteins encoded within one genomic window of Ascaphus truei isolate aAscTru1 chromosome 8, aAscTru1.hap1, whole genome shotgun sequence:
- the LOC142501201 gene encoding paladin-like has protein sequence MNVTFSIADLLIHSPLQIKTAKNVKEMQLLQLRSLQYLERYIYLILFNAYLHLEKKQSWQRPFSTWMYEVASKAGVYDVLNQLGFSEFENLEEQPLSRLRYRWQQQQNSHLLPFRGEFI, from the exons ATGAATGTCACTTTCTCTATAGCTGATCTGCTTATTCATTCTCCTCTGCAGATTAAAACAGCCAAAAATGTTAAGGAAATGCAGTTGCTCCAGCTTAGAAGCCTTCAATACTTGGAGCGCTACATCTACCTGATCCTTTTCAATGCCTACCTACACTTAGAAAAGAAGCAATCTTGGCAAAGGCCCTTCAGCACATGGATGTATGAG GTGGCATCCAAAGCTGGAGTTTATGACGTGCTGAATCAACTGGGATTTAGTGAATTTGAGAACCTTGAAGAGCAGCCCCTGAGCCGGCTGCGCTACCgctggcagcagcagcagaactCCCACCTGCTTCCATTCCGAGGGGAGTTTATTTAG